A region of Deltaproteobacteria bacterium IMCC39524 DNA encodes the following proteins:
- the feoB gene encoding ferrous iron transport protein B, with protein sequence MQSQTQTEKKIILVGNPNVGKSVVFNTMTGSYTTVSNYPGTSVEVSRGQCEIAGEHYQVLDTPGMYSLLPITEEERVARRILLEESPHVVVHVIDARNLERMLPMTLQLIEAGLPVVLLINIMDEAERVGMHVDIALLQEKLQIPVVGGAMGRAKRGLWELRDAIRDFEVSKATFNYATDLEKDIHGISELMQGDYTLNRRSLTLMLLQRDEEIAERVKDREGDRYERVEKAVNDTIFDRRVDLHLRISLERKRICNGLLGGVITQKDGNQQTFADHVSNWTMNPWTGVPLLLIVLYLGLYQFVGGFGAGTIVDFLEGAVFEEFLNPWVIGLCETYIPWYWLNELLVGEYGLFTLGVRYAVAIILPIVGTFFVAFAVIEDSGYFPRLAMLVDRVFKKIGLNGRAVIPMVLGFGCDTMATVVTRTLESTRERIIATLLLALAIPCSAQMGVILGLLSGVPGALMAWMVSMVGVFLLVGFLAAQIVPGERPMFYMEIPPMRLPQIQNVMIKTLTRMQWYFMEIFPLFMIASVLLVAGKLSGALEWLVGMFNPVMRLLGLPNEASAAFIFGFFRRDFGAAGLYDLQTEGLLDPVQLTVAAVTLTLFVPCVAQFLVMQKERGWKTSLTIFFLVTGLAFAVGWALNKFLLMTGFLV encoded by the coding sequence ATGCAAAGCCAAACGCAAACTGAAAAGAAAATTATCCTGGTTGGTAACCCGAATGTCGGTAAAAGTGTGGTGTTCAATACCATGACCGGCAGCTACACGACAGTTTCCAATTACCCTGGTACCTCTGTTGAGGTCTCTCGGGGCCAATGCGAGATTGCCGGTGAGCATTATCAGGTTCTTGATACACCTGGTATGTACTCTTTGCTTCCTATTACCGAGGAAGAGCGGGTGGCCAGGCGGATTCTCCTTGAGGAATCGCCGCATGTGGTGGTGCACGTCATCGATGCACGCAATCTTGAGAGAATGCTGCCGATGACACTCCAGCTCATCGAAGCCGGGTTGCCGGTTGTCCTTCTGATCAACATTATGGATGAGGCGGAACGGGTCGGCATGCATGTCGATATCGCCCTTCTGCAGGAGAAGTTGCAAATCCCTGTTGTTGGCGGTGCGATGGGACGTGCCAAACGAGGCCTGTGGGAGCTGCGAGATGCGATACGTGATTTTGAAGTCAGTAAAGCGACCTTTAACTATGCAACAGATCTCGAAAAAGACATCCATGGCATCAGTGAACTGATGCAAGGGGACTACACCCTCAACCGGCGTAGCTTGACCCTTATGCTGTTACAGCGTGATGAGGAGATTGCTGAGAGAGTCAAGGACAGGGAAGGTGATCGCTACGAAAGGGTGGAAAAGGCTGTTAACGACACCATCTTTGATCGACGAGTGGACCTGCATCTGCGTATCAGCCTGGAGCGCAAACGGATCTGTAACGGCCTCCTGGGTGGCGTCATAACTCAGAAAGATGGCAATCAGCAGACCTTCGCCGATCATGTCTCCAACTGGACCATGAACCCCTGGACCGGTGTGCCCTTGCTGCTGATCGTCCTCTATCTGGGCCTCTACCAGTTTGTCGGCGGCTTCGGTGCAGGAACCATTGTTGATTTCCTTGAGGGGGCTGTTTTTGAAGAGTTTCTCAACCCCTGGGTGATCGGTCTGTGTGAGACGTATATCCCCTGGTACTGGCTTAACGAACTGCTCGTCGGTGAATACGGTTTGTTCACCCTCGGGGTTCGCTATGCCGTTGCAATCATCCTGCCGATTGTCGGAACCTTCTTTGTTGCCTTTGCCGTCATCGAAGACAGTGGCTATTTCCCCCGTTTGGCGATGTTGGTTGACAGGGTCTTTAAAAAAATTGGCCTGAACGGGCGTGCGGTTATCCCCATGGTCCTCGGTTTCGGTTGCGATACCATGGCAACGGTTGTCACCCGCACTCTTGAGTCGACCCGTGAACGGATTATTGCGACCCTGCTGCTGGCTCTGGCCATCCCCTGCAGTGCACAGATGGGAGTTATCCTTGGCCTTCTCTCTGGAGTTCCTGGCGCCTTGATGGCCTGGATGGTGAGCATGGTCGGTGTGTTCTTGCTGGTTGGCTTTCTGGCTGCGCAAATCGTGCCCGGTGAGCGGCCGATGTTCTACATGGAAATCCCGCCGATGCGTCTGCCCCAGATACAGAACGTAATGATCAAGACCCTCACCCGCATGCAGTGGTATTTTATGGAAATTTTCCCGCTTTTCATGATCGCGTCTGTTTTGCTCGTGGCTGGAAAACTTTCCGGGGCGTTGGAATGGCTGGTCGGCATGTTCAACCCGGTGATGCGTTTGCTCGGCTTGCCGAACGAGGCTTCGGCAGCGTTTATCTTCGGTTTCTTTCGCCGTGATTTTGGCGCGGCCGGCCTTTATGATCTGCAGACAGAAGGTTTGCTTGACCCTGTCCAACTGACGGTTGCCGCGGTCACCCTGACCTTGTTTGTCCCCTGTGTTGCGCAGTTCCTGGTTATGCAGAAGGAGCGTGGCTGGAAAACCTCTCTGACGATCTTCTTCCTGGTGACC